The Cydia amplana chromosome 21, ilCydAmpl1.1, whole genome shotgun sequence genome includes a window with the following:
- the LOC134657934 gene encoding protein 4.1 homolog isoform X6 produces MVFLDCCRAPLAAEEKASTLPPEAAKRHTMPPQPVPRPPAKDKKPPPGAVKVMPTPEKKEEKKVVESKPAENGTDTASDPGVTNNVDTTPKKNKSGGFGLFGSKREKSPKEDKSPKDKSPKQKSPKDKDSKSKDPKGKVAVLDTSNESSNLDTSNEKSPEKEKPGFTKPYEYTDTEKSPSRTKPKLQGAFSYEKEPITDERQRQLNDSQSPTTRKAGLAFNYAPGEDKKVAESAEKRKTPEDPSKLKTPGIDYVQSAALKEQAKANVIDPTLALLDSERAHHEVGAPLATVIPAAAPKPENEIQVVIITGRYNSKNKKLDDANGTVLVVKGTLDKTTGKIQTEREVIDTKSGQITYTNPATGKQESKNGHVDSKTGHILFTSNVIDPKTGKLDPTLAQQYCFAEQAADKVGAKPGREVNLVVITSKYDGKHKKLDAAHGHVDVSRAVVGPDGKVSSNYGIIDSRTGKIDYIDPKTGKQEPKQAYVDQKTGNILVTTGVADPKSGKVDSSLGQQFSIVEKDATKANREVRLVVITSKYDLKSKKLDPNFAHVDAVKGVLSGTDGKIYTDYGIIDPRTGDIQVTDPKTGKQETKHAVVDPKTGNILLLSGVVDPRTGQLDTTLGQQYSIVDKPTDTFASCPGKEVQLVAVTAKYDSKNKKLDTPNGFVETSRAIISDKDGKVHTNFGILDPNTGKVHYTDQKTGKPESKQAVIDAKTGSFIVTSGVIDPKTGKTDSSLAQQLTVVDKDAPKGIPERHVNLVIITTKYDPKNKKLDLTNAHVDSIPGTVGTDDKVHTAFAVVDPNTGEITVTDPVTGKQEVKKASVDPKTGNLLLTSGVVDPKTGQIDPSLGQQISIVDKPKDKFASVPGKEVQLVVVTSKYDSKYKKLDHPNGHVETSRGIMTSDGKVHTNFGVIDPRSGKIEHVDPKTGKQEIKQAVADPKTGHLLITSGVVDPRTGKTDSSLAQQLTIVDKDAKPQEREVRLVIITSKYDPKTKKLDPNGYVDSVNGTLGPDGKVHTSFGVVDPATGEVVTIDPVTGKQDVKKATIDPKTGNLLVTSGVSDPKTGHVDPTLGQQISVVNKPKDTFTSVPGKEVQLVVITSKYDPKTKTLDNSNGHIDSSRGIKAADGRIHTNYGIIDPKTGKIECVDPKTGKTELKHATFDPKTGHLLLTSGVVDPKTGKADASLAQQLSIVDKDVKPLEREIHLVIITTKYDPKTKKIDPSQGYVDTVSGTIGPDGKIRTAIGVVDPATGEIVVTNPATGKQEVKKAQVDPSTGHMLVTSQVFDPRTGKVDPTLAQQFSIVNKTVTPHTKPASVGEIRLVIVTSKYDPRTKTVDAGAGTIDASKGYVSAEDGKIHTDFGIIDPRSGQILYRDPLTGKQELKQADIDPKTGNFIVTTAVVDPKTGKVDPSFAQQLTIVDKQNVLAKAPLSVSPMRQTPSPVKTPASTPVHTPLQSPVSKSSPIISQVQRTSPTVATIPKTPPAKPTTAPPAPPRRKIVKIMVIFTRIDPKTKKPDLHTAEVEHLTGILDPNGVVETKYGVIDINKGTIVATDSAGQQQQRNGVILPETGQIFINSGAIDPKTGKVDPNLGMILSVTKQDDPVVDITAITGPIDPATRKVDIDNSTVELTKGKVDAETGHISTKYGVIDPSNEVIFVTDTLGGQDKKSISIDENTGLITLTGVADPKTGKVDPKLGQLIVVGTHIDPVVEVTTFVGKVDSKKGLIEPKHSVIESTTGQFNPDTNKIDTKYGQIDLVKGTVTYNDPKTGKLESKEVKVDPVTGQLLLRSGQVNPKSGKPDKDIGRLICLRIIQTKVDPVSGKQIVSNEPKNVKVDPKTNQIWTAGPKDPTTGDIMYTAGQIDPVTGYIITIYGRLDPKTGNIVRAHEIDRSLIKVDPISGQIYTATGQVDEDNQPLYSASQVDPSTGEIYTKVSKIDPKTGRLVIVKIYIITQKDEKGRVKEVDPKECTIDETTGRIITTKTVYLYQIIDPITGETIDVDPDDPRLKGARTTVTQTMTLSGKIDPVTGRIKTEYGDIDPDTGDIDPSTAVRDPVTGQLILHYSQIDPSHFEDKSGNYTIEKETQDLPATIDIQKVNTHKFSTFGKDESPVRGDEPKTFTEFTTSEHITHQGYVSSNTPLSSKIPVSQRAKKTPTPPVVVKTTTKQLLTKNDDGVTHNVEQEVENLGTGEVTFSTHTNKAESLEPMETGKSPYVTARAVTTRTATTHHDLDTKAKTQQMEEKTVAHTLTSSATRQEQRVLTQEVKTMVTTGDKHQITRRGSESSISSGDSGTPIDFEEGAGEGHYYTTEPGSYRTTTTTSVMGNAPFGSMVHGATTKTTTSAGEPEETTINEDGEIVSSQTISSKTRTVETITYKTERNGVVETRVEQKITIQSDGDPIDHDRALAEAIQEATAMNPDMTVEKIEIQQQSTQP; encoded by the exons GAACGGACACTGCCAGCGATCCGGGTGTCACCAATAACGTGGACACCACTCCAAAGAAAAACAAG AGCGGAGGTTTTGGCCTATTCGGTAGTAAAAGAGAGAAATCGCCTAAAGAAGACAAATCCCCCAAGGACAAGTCTCCCAAACAAAAATCTCCTAAAGATAAAGATTCTAAGAGCAAAGATCCCAAAGGCAAAGTGGCGGTGCTCGATACATCTAACGAGAGCTCAAATCTCGATACCTCAAATGAAAAGAGTCCAGAAAAAGAAAAACCGGGCTTCACAAAACCTTACGAATACACGGACACTGAAAAGAGCCCATCTCGTACCAAACCCAAGCTCCAAGGAGCTTTCAGTTACGAAAAAGAACCTATTACAGACGAAAGACAGAGACAGCTTAACGACAGTCAAAGTCCGACGACGAGGAAAGCTGGACTCGCTTTCAATTATGCTCCCGGAGAAGATAAGAAGGTCGCTGAAAGCGCTGAGAAGAGAAAGACACCAGAAGACCCAAGCAAACTTAAAACTCCAGGCATTGACTATGTCCAGTCAGCAGCGCTTAAAGAACAAGCTAAAGCTAACGTCATCGATCCCACTTTAGCGCTATTAGATTCAGAAAGGGCACATCATGAAGTAGGCGCGCCTTTAGCTACTGTAATCCCAGCTGCCGCTCCTAAACCAGAAAACGAAATACAAGTCGTCATTATTACTGGAAGATACAATTCCAAGAACAAGAAACTTGACGATGCCAATGGTACAGTTCTTGTCGTCAAAGGAACGCTCGATAAAACTACAGGAAAAATCCAGACTGAAAGAGAAGTTATCGATACTAAGTCAGGACAAATTACATACACGAATCCTGCGACTGGTAAACAGGAGagcaaaaatggtcacgttgaTTCCAAGACTGGACATATCTTGTTTACTTCTAATGTCATTGATCCTAAAACTGGCAAACTTGACCCAACATTGGCTCAGCAATATTGCTTTGCTGAACAGGCTGCCGACAAAGTTGGAGCTAAACCAGGAAGAGAGGTCAACTTGGTCGTAATCACAAGCAAATATGACGGCAAGCACAAGAAACTAGATGCCGCGCACGGACACGTAGACGTTTCAAGAGCAGTAGTAGGCCCAGATGGCAAAGTTAGCTCCAATTATGGCATCATCGACTCGCGCACAGGCAAAATCGATTACATCGATCCGAAAACAGGGAAACAAGAACCTAAACAGGCGTACGTTGACCAGAAAACAGGCAATATCCTAGTCACGACAGGTGTTGCAGATCCTAAATCTGGTAAAGTCGATTCATCGCTTGGACAACAGTTCAGCATTGTTGAGAAAGATGCCACTAAGGCCAACAGGGAAGTCAGACTAGTTgttattacaagcaaatatgatCTTAAGAGCAAGAAACTAGACCCCAACTTCGCTCACGTTGACGCAGTTAAAGGCGTGCTAAGCGGTACCGACGGTAAGATTTACACTGACTACGGCATTATTGACCCAAGAACGGGCGATATTCAGGTCACTGACCCTAAGACTGGCAAACAAGAAACCAAACACGCCGTAGTCGATCCCAAGACAGGCAATATCCTTCTTCTATCGGGTGTGGTTGATCCTCGCACAGGACAACTTGATACGACTCTAGGACAACAATACAGCATTGTTGACAAACCTACTGACACATTCGCCTCATGCCCTGGAAAGGAGGTCCAGCTCGTTGCTGTCACAGCCAAATACGACTCTAAGAACAAGAAGTTAGACACACCTAACGGATTCGTGGAAACCTCGCGAGCTATCATCAGCGACAAAGACGGAAAAGTACATACCAATTTCGGTATTCTCGACCCTAACACCGGCAAAGTTCACTATACTGACCagaaaacaggcaagccggaaTCGAAACAAGCTGTCATTGATGCTAAGACAGGCAGCTTCATTGTAACCTCAGGCGTTATCGACCCGAAGACAGGCAAAACTGATTCATCTCTCGCCCAGCAACTTACAGTTGTCGATAAAGACGCACCTAAAGGCATCCCTGAGAGGCATGTTAACTTGGTCATTATCACCACCAAATATGACCCGAAGAACAAGAAACTAGACCTAACCAATGCTCATGTCGACAGCATACCTGGAACTGTCGGTACTGATGACAAAGTTCACACAGCGTTTGCTGTTGTCGATCCTAACACTGGTGAAATAACTGTAACTGATCCAGTGACAGGCAAACAAGAAGTTAAGAAGGCGTCTGTGGACCCGAAGACAGGCAATTTACTGCTTACTTCAGGAGTTGTGGATCCCAAGACAGGACAAATTGATCCTTCTTTGGGACAACAGATCAGCATTGTGGACAAGCCTAAAGACAAATTCGCTTCAGTGCCCGGCAAGGAAGTCCAGTTAGTCGTTGTCACGAGCAAATATGACTCCAAATACAAGAAACTAGACCACCCCAACGGTCACGTAGAAACGTCCAGAGGAATAATGACTTCAGATGGCAAGGTCCACACTAACTTCGGCGTGATTGATCCTAGGAGCGGAAAGATTGAACATGTTGACCCTAAGACAGGCAAACAAGAGATAAAACAAGCAGTCGCTGATCCCAAAACAGGACACCTACTTATCACATCCGGTGTCGTTGATCCAAGAACAGGCAAGACTGATTCGTCTCTCGCTCAACAACTCACTATCGTCGACAAAGACGCTAAGCCGCAAGAAAGAGAAGTCCGTTTAGTCATTATCACTTCCAAATATGATCCCAAGACTAAGAAATTAGACCCTAACGGTTATGTTGATTCAGTGAATGGCACTCTAGGTCCTGATGGTAAAGTTCATACATCGTTTGGTGTTGTCGACCCAGCTACTGGCGAAGTGGTCACCATCGATCCAGTGACGGGCAAACAGGACGTTAAGAAAGCCACCATTGATCCCAAAACTGGTAATCTACTGGTCACATCAGGAGTTTCTGACCCGAAGACTGGTCATGTCGATCCTACATTAGGACAGCAAATAAGCGTTGTGAACAAACCTAAAGACACGTTCACATCTGTGCCAGGAAAGGAAGTTCAATTGGTTGTCATCACTAGCAAATATGATCCTAAGACCAAGACTCTTGATAACAGCAACGGACATATTGACTCATCAAGAGGTATCAAAGCCGCTGATGGCAGAATCCATACTAATTACGGCATTATTGATCCCAAGACAGGAAAGATTGAGTGCGTCgatccaaaaacaggcaagacAGAACTCAAACACGCAACTTTCGATCCGAAGACAGGGCATCTCCTGCTTACATCGGGCGTGGTCGATCCGAAAACCGGAAAAGCAGATGCGTCACTCGCTCAACAGCTTAGCATTGTGGACAAGGATGTTAAACCACTAGAAAGGGAAATCCACTTGGTTATCATCACTACCAAATATGACCCGAAGACCAAGAAGATTGATCCTAGCCAAGGATACGTAGACACTGTCAGCGGAACTATCGGGCCTGATGGCAAAATCCGTACGGCTATCGGTGTCGTGGACCCGGCTACTGGAGAAATCGTCGTGACTAACCCGGCGACTGGCAAGCAGGAGGTCAAGAAAGCGCAGGTGGACCCCTCAACAGGCCATATGCTCGTCACTAGTCAAGTATTTGACCCAAGGACAGGCAAAGTCGACCCGACTTTGGCGCAGCAATTCAGCATCGTCAACAAGACGGTTACGCCTCATACGAAACCAGCGTCGGTCGGTGAGATCCGCCTAGTAATCGTGACGAGCAAATATGACCCAAGGACCAAGACAGTGGATGCTGGTGCTGGGACTATTGACGCCTCAAAGGGTTACGTCAGCGCCGAGGACGGAAAGATACACACCGACTTCGGTATCATAGACCCACGATCTGGACAGATACTCTACAGAGATCCCCTTACCGGCAAGCAAGAGCTGAAACAGGCAGACATCGACCCGAAAACGGGCAACTTCATCGTGACCACCGCGGTTGTAGACCCGAAGACAGGCAAGGTAGACCCCTCATTCGCTCAACAGTTGACGATTGTTGATAAGCAGAATGTGTTGGCTAAAGCACCACTAAGCGTTTCCCCCATGAGGCAAACCCCATCACCAGTCAAGACTCCTGCTTCCACGCCAGTCCATACACCGTTACAATCGCCCGTATCGAAATCCTCGCCAATCATCAGCCAAGTGCAAAGGACATCACCTACGGTTGCAACTATTCCTAAGACACCACCAGCTAAACCGACTACAGCTCCGCCGGCTCCTCCTCGAAGGAAGATTGTTAAGATCATGGTCATCTTCACCAGGATCGATCCTAAGACCAAGAAACCAGACTTACACACAGCTGAGGTTGAACACCTCACTGGTATTTTGGACCCTAACGGTGTGGTCGAGACTAAATATGGTGTTATTGACATTAACAAAGGCACCATCGTCGCTACTGATTCCGCTGGACAGCAACAACAAAGAAATGGCGTTATCCTACCCGAGACAGGACAAATCTTCATCAACTCTGGCGCGATTGATCCTAAAACCGGCAAAGTTGACCCCAACTTAGGTATGATTTTAAGCGTCACGAAACAAGATGACCCAGTTGTAGACATTACGGCCATCACTGGCCCTATCGACCCTGCTACACGCAAAGTAGATATTGACAACAGCACAGTTGAACTCACTAAGGGCAAAGTTGACGCTGAAACCGGTCACATCTCCACTAAATACGGAGTCATCGATCCATCTAATGAGGTTATCTTCGTTACGGACACTTTGGGAGGACAGGATAAGAAATCTATTAGTATTGATGAAAACACTGGTCTTATCACCTTAACTGGAGTTGCAGATCCGAAAACAGGCAAAGTAGATCCAAAACTGGGTCAACTCATTGTCGTTGGAACACATATCGACCCCGTTGTAGAAGTCACGACATTTGTTGGTAAGGTTGATTCGAAGAAAGGCCTCATTGAACCCAAACATTCCGTCATCGAAAGCACAACCGGTCAATTTAATCCCGACACTAACAAGATTGACACAAAATACGGTCAAATCGATCTGGTTAAAGGCACCGTCACATATAACGATCCCAAGACAGGCAAGCTGGAAAGCAAGGAAGTTAAAGTTGATCCTGTTACCGGCCAACTTTTACTACGCAGTGGACAAGTCAACCCCAAATCTGGAAAGCCAGATAAGGACATCGGCAGGCTTATTTGCCTGAGGATAATCCAAACTAAAGTCGACCCAGTCTCAGGCAAGCAAATCGTATCCAACGAACCCAAGAACGTTAAGGTTGATCCCAAAACCAACCAGATCTGGACCGCTGGGCCGAAAGACCCTACAACTGGAGATATTATGTACACCGCTGGACAAATCGACCCCGTCACCGGTTATATCATCACGATCTACGGTCGTCTGGACCCGAAGACTGGAAACATAGTGAGGGCACATGAAATCGACAGGTCGCTTATCAAGGTCGATCCGATTAGTGGACAAATCTATACTGCTACCGGTCAAGTCGATGAAGACAACCAACCTTTGTATTCCGCTTCTCAAGTAGATCCATCCACAGGAGAAATCTACACGAAAGTCAGCAAAATCGATCCGAAGACCGGCAGGTTGGTAATAGTGAAGATTTACATCATAACGCAGAAAGACGAGAAAGGACGCGTCAAGGAAGTCGATCCTAAAGAATGCACCATTGATGAAACAACAGGCAGAATCATTACAACAAAGACTGTCTACTTGTATCAAATCATTGACCCGATCACTGGCGAAACAATCGACGTAGACCCAGACGATCCAAGACTCAAAGGCGCAAGAACCACTGTCACGCAAACCATGACGTTATCAGGCAAGATAGATCCAGTCACCGGCAGAATCAAGACGGAATACGGAGATATCGACCCAGATACGGGAGATATAGACCCGAGCACCGCCGTCAGAGACCCGGTTACCggacaactaatattacattaCTCACAAATAGATCCCTCGCACTTCGAAGACAAGAGCGGTAACTACACGATAGAAAAGGAAACTCAAGATCTCCCAGCCACTATTGATATCCAGAAAGTCAATACCCATAAATTCTCAACGTTCGGCAAAGACGAAAGCCCTGTGAGAGGTGACGAGCCCAAGACATTCACAGAGTTCACAACGAGCGAGCATATAACGCACCAAGGCTACGTGTCGTCAAACACCCCTCTATCCTCAAAGATCCCCGTCTCGCAGCGAGCCAAGAAGACCCCCACCCCGCCCGTCGTCGTCAAGACCACCACCAAACAGCTCCTGACCAAGAATGACGATGGCGTCACGCATAATGTCGAGCAAGAGGTCGAGAACCTTGGCACCGGCGAGGTCACATTCTCCACACACACCAATAAG GCGGAAAGCCTAGAGCCGATGGAGACCGGAAAGAGCCCGTACGTCACGGCGAGGGCCGTCACCACCAGGACGGCGACGACGCACCACGATCTCGACACCAAGGCGAAGACCCAGCAGATGGAAGAGAAAACAGTAGCACATACCCTAACTTCGTCAGCCACCAGGCAAGAACAGCGAGTTTTGACGCAGGAAGTCAAAACTATGGTCACTACTGGCGATAAG CATCAGATAACACGACGCGGCTCAGAGAGCTCAATCTCTAGCGGAGATTCCGGCACACCCATCGATTTCGAAGAAGGCGCCGGGGAAGGTCACTACTACACCACC GAACCCGGATCGTATAGGACAACCACCACGACCAGCGTAATGGGCAACGCTCCGTTCGGCAGCATGGTCCACGGGGCCACCACAAAG